TTACCTGCTTTCCTCGCGTCTTCCGGAAGCGCACGGCGGCGCCATCAGCCTGCTGATCTGGGAAGCGGCGCGCGTGGCCCGCGAGCGCAAGCTCCTGTTCGATCTGGACGGCATTTCCACCGCCAGCATCCTCGACTTCCTGTCGGGCTTCGGCGGCCGTCTCGTCACGCGCTATGAAATCGAGAAAGTGCGCGCGGACTTCGGCGCACTGCGGACCGTCCTGCGCGGCGAAAAGACCGCGACCAAGACAGGCGCCAAACGTCTGCGCAAGATGCCGGCGGAAAAGACCTGATCTGAAGCCTTCGAGCGTTCGTCCTCGACTCGCCTATCGCGTCGATGACGAATCGCTCGCTGTCTAGCTTCCGATGAAATACGCGTAGACGCCCTCGAAAGAACTCTTGATGATCTCGGCGGACAGCACCAGCAATACGCCCACGATCCACCAGATCGAGAATGCGTTGCGAAAGCGAATCTGCGCCACGATGAAGGGCAAAAGCAACTGCACGCAATACCACACGCGCCCTTTACCGAAGGGGAACAGCGCGAACGCGAGCACCAGATAAAACACCAGCACGATATGCATGGTGGCGAGCTCCGTCCAGACCGTGGGCTGCGTCTTCGGCCTGTTCTTCCATTCCGAGTACAGCATGACGATGGATGCTGTCATATAGACGACGAGCAACACCACGAGCTTCATCGTGAAGTCGTTTTGATAGTTCGCATATTCGTCGATGCGCCGGCCGCCGAAGTTGCGGAACAGAAAGCCCGCTGACGATACGAGCACGAGTGCCGTGACGCCCGCGCAAACGAACGAAAGCCGCCGGCGGTCGCCGCAAGCGCGAATCGCCACGAGCAGCAGCGCAGGGACGGCGAATGTCGTATGGACGAAGCTCGCGAGCGCCCATCCCGTCAGAGGCCGCTGATAACGCAGCGAGAGCAGCATGGCGATGGAAAAGCCCATGCCCTGACGAATCTGGAATGTGCCGACCGTGGCGAGCGCCATCGGCACCACGGCCCACAGGCAGAGTCCGATGAGCGGCCTGCGCGTTTCCAGCAGCGCAATGAAGATCAGCGTGTTGAGCAGCACCACGGTGACGCGCACGCCCGTGTCGGGCGACAAGCCCAGCGCATTCAGCCCGACCACCCATGCCCGCCAGCCGAATTCCTCCGTGACCGTGCTGATGACGAAAGCAAGCGTCGACGTCCGTTGATGATAGGAACTGACGAACCAGTCCCACGTCGTGCGGCGAAAGTATTCGAGGTAGTTGTCCTGGTCGAGCAGCGTGGACACTTCGCGCGGACTCGTCGCCATCAGATACAGGATGACCAGTGCAATGGCGATATAAGCCCAGCCGCTCGGCGTCGCGAAGAAGTTCGGCGCGCGATGCCCCGTGCGAGACGCCTGCGCGTCGTTCAATCGCATTGCCCGTGCTTTCATCTAAGGATTCTCAAGGAATATCGGCCTAACGCGAGCGTGCGGCGGCGCACGCATCGAGTCTGTACGTTGTCACACAACGCGCGGATGGCACTACCTCACGAGCCGCAGGTCCGTTACGACGACAGCGGGACCGCGCTTGTCGTAGTCCACGTTCTCGACCGACGCAAGCCGGGAATTCACCCATGTGGGCGCGCGACTTTCCACGCGGCCCTTCACGATCCAGCCTTTCGTATCGAGTCCTGAAACACTGAACGCGTTATCGGCCGATTTCTCGTCGCGATGCCCGGTGATTCGAATATCGACATTCTTCGCGCGCGGTCCAGGCAATTGCGCGAGAAAAACGAGAATGCCGATCTTGCAGCGGCGCGTGACGGGATCGACGACGCGGATGTTTTCGAGCACGTCGCGATTCGAATTCGGTTCGATATCGAGTCCCGCAGAAGGAGCCGTGCCGCCGATGTCTTCCCATACGCCGCGCTCGATGGTGATATTGCGGCCACTGATGATCGAGACGCCTTGTCGCCGGCAGCCCACCGCGCGGTGATCGACGAGACGAATGCCATCCGGCGCGGTGGCGCTCGGCCGGTAACTGTTCGCGATGTACACGCCGTCGCCCCAGCAGCCGATGGTCGTCGCGGAGCGAATCGTCACATTGGCGCTGCCCGCTACCGAGATGCCCATGCCGTAGCCCTCTTCGTGGCGCTTGGCGGGCGCGGCATTCAGTTCCTTGCTGCCGTCGAGCATGGCGCCTTCCAGCACCACGTCGTTCACGTCCCAGATGCGGACGATCTGATAGAACGGCGTATCGTGCCGCAGCAGCTTGATGGATGCGCCGGGCCGAAAGCGCACGCGCGATCCGCTTCTGAGTTCGATGCCGGCCGCGTCGATGCGGCAGCGGCCGCCGATCACGAGCGTCTTGCCGACGGAAGCGTCGATGGCCTTTTGAAGCGCGACGCGATCGTTCGTCGTGCCGTCGCCTTTCACGCCAAAGGTGGCGGCATCGACCGTATCGTCGGCCCACGCGGGCCGCGCCGCGATGCCGTTGAAGAGAACGCCCGAAGCAATCAGCCGTATCGCGAGTCTTCTGTGCATACCATTCAGGCGCAAGCGCGCTGCAGATTGAATAAGTCGAACGAAATGTGAGTTCTCACACTTATTCGCCCGCTCGACGCCGTTAGGCTACGCGGCAACGGCCGCCATCTCCGCTCTTCAACTCACACGACGAATCAAGCAATGAAGCCCATCGACCTTATCAGAAGCGATCTCTTCCGTTACGCCGGATCGCTCAGTGCCGGCGTGTTCATTCGCAAGTTCGTTTCTTCCGAAGGATTCAATTACTCCGTGTGGTTTCGTCTCGCATCGGGGTATTCCCGCGGATTGTCCGGTGTACTCCTTAGAATCATATTGCGCCGCAAGCAACGTCAATTCGGCATCATCATTCCGGCCGGAACGCGTATCGGACCGGGACTCTACATTGGCCATTTCGGCACCATCGTCGTGAATGAAACAGCGGTGATCGGCGCCAATTGCAATCTGTCGCAAGGCGTCACCATCGGATCGAATCACGGACAAGCCGCGACCATTGGGGACAACGTATATATCGGGCCGAACGTGTGCATCGTCGAAAACGTATTGATTGGCAATTCGGTGACCATCGGCGCGGGCAGTGTCGTGACGTCGAATGTGCCTTCCAACGTCACCGTCGCGGGCGTGCCTGCCCGGGTGGTCAGCGACGACCTCGCACGCAGGCGGGAAGGCCGTTATATCGTGCGCCGCTGGGTCGCCAAAGACATCGCATGATCGTTCGGGTGTCATGACGGCGACATGAGATATGTCGGCAAGGTCGCTAAAGCACAAACGAAGGCTTTTGCGGCCCGCCAATTTTGGATCAATACGCGGTCTACCCAACATTTCGTCAACGAAAAACATAGTTACCGAAACGGCTGTCCGCGCGATGATATTCGGACTCCAAACGTCCGCGTATGCGCGGGATTTCCCGGATTAATCATAATAAAGGCTTTCTATAAACGGGACTTCGGAGCCCTTATTTATCGGTGTTCCTTTTTCAGCCGAAGCGGGTCTGTTGCATCTGCTTAAACGCATGGCCGTGCCGTATCGATCCGAGGCCGTCTTACGCAGGTGCAACA
Above is a window of Caballeronia sp. SL2Y3 DNA encoding:
- a CDS encoding right-handed parallel beta-helix repeat-containing protein, whose translation is MHRRLAIRLIASGVLFNGIAARPAWADDTVDAATFGVKGDGTTNDRVALQKAIDASVGKTLVIGGRCRIDAAGIELRSGSRVRFRPGASIKLLRHDTPFYQIVRIWDVNDVVLEGAMLDGSKELNAAPAKRHEEGYGMGISVAGSANVTIRSATTIGCWGDGVYIANSYRPSATAPDGIRLVDHRAVGCRRQGVSIISGRNITIERGVWEDIGGTAPSAGLDIEPNSNRDVLENIRVVDPVTRRCKIGILVFLAQLPGPRAKNVDIRITGHRDEKSADNAFSVSGLDTKGWIVKGRVESRAPTWVNSRLASVENVDYDKRGPAVVVTDLRLVR
- a CDS encoding serine O-acetyltransferase — protein: MKPIDLIRSDLFRYAGSLSAGVFIRKFVSSEGFNYSVWFRLASGYSRGLSGVLLRIILRRKQRQFGIIIPAGTRIGPGLYIGHFGTIVVNETAVIGANCNLSQGVTIGSNHGQAATIGDNVYIGPNVCIVENVLIGNSVTIGAGSVVTSNVPSNVTVAGVPARVVSDDLARRREGRYIVRRWVAKDIA
- a CDS encoding EpsG family protein, which codes for MRLNDAQASRTGHRAPNFFATPSGWAYIAIALVILYLMATSPREVSTLLDQDNYLEYFRRTTWDWFVSSYHQRTSTLAFVISTVTEEFGWRAWVVGLNALGLSPDTGVRVTVVLLNTLIFIALLETRRPLIGLCLWAVVPMALATVGTFQIRQGMGFSIAMLLSLRYQRPLTGWALASFVHTTFAVPALLLVAIRACGDRRRLSFVCAGVTALVLVSSAGFLFRNFGGRRIDEYANYQNDFTMKLVVLLVVYMTASIVMLYSEWKNRPKTQPTVWTELATMHIVLVFYLVLAFALFPFGKGRVWYCVQLLLPFIVAQIRFRNAFSIWWIVGVLLVLSAEIIKSSFEGVYAYFIGS